One Thermodesulfobacteriota bacterium genomic region harbors:
- the yedF gene encoding sulfurtransferase-like selenium metabolism protein YedF, whose product MKEIDCRGLACPQPVLTTKKALEEIEEGPLRVVVDDLAARDNVERFAKSQGASVSIEQKGNDFYITIDKKGGGSPSSPSKAEKVVIYMNSNLLGVGDETLGSTLIRSFFHVLAEMDPVPSAIIFINSGVRLTTEGSEVLEDLKNLSQKGVSLLSCGTCLDYYGLKEKLKVGVVSNMYDIARTLFEADRLIRP is encoded by the coding sequence ATGAAGGAGATCGATTGCCGCGGGTTGGCATGCCCTCAACCCGTTCTCACCACCAAAAAGGCCTTGGAGGAGATCGAAGAGGGCCCTTTGAGGGTCGTCGTCGATGATCTTGCCGCTCGGGACAACGTGGAACGGTTTGCCAAAAGCCAAGGGGCGAGCGTAAGCATAGAACAGAAGGGGAATGATTTTTATATCACCATAGATAAAAAGGGGGGTGGAAGCCCTTCCTCTCCTTCGAAGGCTGAAAAAGTGGTCATCTATATGAATTCCAATCTCCTCGGAGTGGGCGATGAAACCTTGGGCTCGACCCTCATCCGGTCTTTTTTCCACGTCCTGGCTGAGATGGATCCCGTCCCTTCGGCGATCATCTTCATCAATTCAGGGGTTCGCTTGACGACCGAGGGATCGGAGGTTTTAGAGGACCTTAAGAATCTTTCTCAAAAAGGGGTCAGCCTCCTCTCCTGCGGGACCTGCCTCGATTATTACGGCCTGAAGGAGAAGCTCAAGGTGGGGGTCGTGTCCAATATGTACGACATCGCAAGGACTTTATTTGAGGCAGACCGGCTGATCAGGCCCTGA